In Solanum pennellii chromosome 3, SPENNV200, a single window of DNA contains:
- the LOC107012160 gene encoding DNA-binding protein RHL1 isoform X3, which produces MARGGKKAANGESNPDMEEKKRLKKLAISKQMLSENPSRVNNSLSPSKTVIKHHGKDILRKSQRKNRFLFSLPGLLAPVSGGKIGELKDLGTKNPILYLDFPQGQMKLFGTIVYPKNGYLTMQFSRGGKNVVCEDYLDNMIVFSDAWWIGRKDENPEEARLEFPKELNVQQEKLEYDFKGGAGATCVKKRSTSECGVKHVEQQSPEYEQEELLSESQNDSKDFIELTPSRRSARAAGKKFNFAEVPSGDEMVDDEVESSEEEEETGSDVLCHETMVQSQVTGKITALAETASKSKKSPRTKQSSLVQATISTMFKKVDKLVTPDRVSQRKTRKSTNKGESNTECGSTIPAHVGTSQGEDDIEELSSSSKDTEASDEDWAA; this is translated from the exons ATGGCTCGAGGAGGGAAGAAGGCAGCAAATGGAGAATCCAATCCAGATATGGAGGAGAAGAAGAGGTTAAAGAAACTTGCAATTTCGAAGCAAATGCTCTCAGAGAATCCTTCAAGGGTTAATAATTCTCTGAGTCCATCAAAAACTGTGATTAAACACCATGGTAAAGACATTTTGCGCAAATCTCAACGCAAGAATcgttttctcttttctcttcccGGTTTACTTGCCCCGGTTTCCGGAGGTAAAATTGGTGAGCTCAAAGACCTTGGTACCAAAAACCCTATTCTCTACCTCGACTTCCCTCAG GGTCAAATGAAGTTGTTTGGGACAATTGTATATCCAAAGAATGGTTATCTGACTATGCAGTTCTCCAGAGGTGGGAAGAATGTAGTGTGTGAAGATTACCTTGACAATATG ATTGTGTTTTCTGATGCATGGTGGATAGGGAGGAAAGATGAGAATCCTGAAGAAGCACGACTCGAGTTTCCAAAAGAGCTGAACGTG CAGCAAGAGAAATTGGAGTATGATTTTAAAGGTGGTGCTGGTGCTACATGTGTTAAAAAACGAAGTACTAGTGAATGTGGGGTCAAGCATGTGGAACAACAGTCTCCTGAATATGAACAGGAGGAGTTATTATCAGAAAgtcaaaatgattcaaaagaTTTTATCGAATTAACTCCATCTCGTCGTTCAGCAAGGGCAGCaggaaaaaaattcaa TTTTGCAGAAGTTCCTTCCGGGGATGAAATGGTTGACGATGAAGTCGAATCTTCCGAGGAAGAAGAGGAAACTG GCAGTGATGTTCTTTGTCATGAAACTATGGTACAAAGTCAAGTTACTGGAAAAATTACTGCCCTTGCCGAAACTGCTTCCAAGTCTAAGAAATCCCCCCGTACTAAGCaaagttctcttgttcaagctACTATTTCAACAATGTTTAAGAAAGTGGACAAG CTTGTCACTCCAGATAGAGTTTCTCAAAGGAaaacaagaaaatcaacaaacaaAGGGGAATCCAACACAGAATGTGGTTCAACCATACCTGCTCATGTTGGTACTTCTCAG
- the LOC107015510 gene encoding E3 ubiquitin-protein ligase RING1-like: protein MSSAGADGGGGAAGNQPQNYHCYQCEQTVTITPSPNSELSCPNCNGTFLEESETAPPSNPNPNTHPFFSAATTDDLPFGGGFPIVFSSNAASPAGGAVGFDDLSALFGGMAGGSAGLPGRSPNQFDPFAFLNNYFSSMRGGNIQLIFENHPDGGGGGAGGDFRIPGNLGDYFLGPGLEQLIQQLAENDPNRHGTPPAAKSAVAGLPDIKITEELLDSDSSQCAVCKDTFELGMEAKQIPCKHIYHKDCIMPWLELHNSCPVCRYELPTDDPDYENRKTSQQQTANTSNTNTNTSNNNTNNNNTGVMFGGLEGGGDQDSSQTSSSGERRLRIPLQWLFRGLGSPAETSNSGGATNDANNRNNNNAPSGESNPGSGGQPRQEDLD from the coding sequence ATGTCGTCGGCCGGAGCAGATGGTGGCGGAGGCGCTGCCGGAAATCAACCACAGAATTACCATTGCTACCAATGTGAACAGACAGTTACCATTACGCCATCACCAAATTCAGAGCTCTCATGCCCAAATTGCAATGGTACGTTTTTAGAAGAATCGGAAACCGCACCACCTTCCAACCCTAATCCTAATACTCATCCCTTCTTCTCCGCCGCCACTACCGATGACCTACCTTTTGGAGGTGGATTTCCGATTGTTTTCTCTTCAAACGCTGCTTCACCTGCCGGTGGTGCTGTCGGTTTTGATGATCTTTCTGCTTTATTTGGAGGTATGGCTGGTGGTTCCGCTGGTTTACCAGGTCGATCCCCCAATCAATTTGACCCTTTCGCTTTCCTAAACAACTATTTTAGTAGTATGAGGGGTGGGAATATTCAGTTAATCTTCGAGAATCATCCTGATGGAGGCGGTGGTGGAGCTGGTGGTGATTTTAGGATTCCGGGGAATCTAGGTGACTATTTTCTAGGGCCTGGGCTTGAGCAATTGATTCAACAGCTTGCTGAAAATGATCCAAATCGTCATGGTACACCTCCAGCTGCAAAGTCGGCTGTTGCTGGGCTTCCAGATATTAAGATCACTGAGGAGTTGTTGGATTCTGATTCATCTCAATGTGCAGTTTGTAAAGATACTTTTGAACTCGGCATGGAGGCAAAGCAGATACCTTGCAAACATATATACCATAAGGATTGTATAATGCCATGGCTGGAGTTGCACAATTCTTGCCCAGTGTGTCGATATGAGCTGCCTACTGATGATCCTGATTATGAGAACAGGAAGACATCACAGCAGCAGACTGCCAATACTAgtaatacaaatacaaacactagtaataataataccaacaacaacaatactgGTGTGATGTTTGGGGGTTTAGAAGGTGGGGGAGATCAGGACAGTTCTCAGACATCTAGTTCAGGGGAGAGGAGGCTTAGGATACCATTGCAATGGCTTTTCAGGGGACTTGGATCACCTGCTGAGACGAGCAACAGTGGAGGAGCAACCAATGATGCTAACAATCGCAACAACAACAATGCTCCTAGTGGGGAGTCTAATCCAGGTTCTGGAGGGCAGCCGAGGCAGGAGGATCTCGATTAA
- the LOC107012160 gene encoding DNA-binding protein RHL1 isoform X1, whose product MARGGKKAANGESNPDMEEKKRLKKLAISKQMLSENPSRVNNSLSPSKTVIKHHGKDILRKSQRKNRFLFSLPGLLAPVSGGKIGELKDLGTKNPILYLDFPQGQMKLFGTIVYPKNGYLTMQFSRGGKNVVCEDYLDNMIVFSDAWWIGRKDENPEEARLEFPKELNVQQEKLEYDFKGGAGATCVKKRSTSECGVKHVEQQSPEYEQEELLSESQNDSKDFIELTPSRRSARAAGKKFNFAEVPSGDEMVDDEVESSEEEEETGSDVLCHETMVQSQVTGKITALAETASKSKKSPRTKQSSLVQATISTMFKKVDKLVTPDRVSQRKTRKSTNKGESNTECGSTIPAHVGTSQGEDDIEELSSSSKVILQLLNMFRIQKLAMKIGLLDFL is encoded by the exons ATGGCTCGAGGAGGGAAGAAGGCAGCAAATGGAGAATCCAATCCAGATATGGAGGAGAAGAAGAGGTTAAAGAAACTTGCAATTTCGAAGCAAATGCTCTCAGAGAATCCTTCAAGGGTTAATAATTCTCTGAGTCCATCAAAAACTGTGATTAAACACCATGGTAAAGACATTTTGCGCAAATCTCAACGCAAGAATcgttttctcttttctcttcccGGTTTACTTGCCCCGGTTTCCGGAGGTAAAATTGGTGAGCTCAAAGACCTTGGTACCAAAAACCCTATTCTCTACCTCGACTTCCCTCAG GGTCAAATGAAGTTGTTTGGGACAATTGTATATCCAAAGAATGGTTATCTGACTATGCAGTTCTCCAGAGGTGGGAAGAATGTAGTGTGTGAAGATTACCTTGACAATATG ATTGTGTTTTCTGATGCATGGTGGATAGGGAGGAAAGATGAGAATCCTGAAGAAGCACGACTCGAGTTTCCAAAAGAGCTGAACGTG CAGCAAGAGAAATTGGAGTATGATTTTAAAGGTGGTGCTGGTGCTACATGTGTTAAAAAACGAAGTACTAGTGAATGTGGGGTCAAGCATGTGGAACAACAGTCTCCTGAATATGAACAGGAGGAGTTATTATCAGAAAgtcaaaatgattcaaaagaTTTTATCGAATTAACTCCATCTCGTCGTTCAGCAAGGGCAGCaggaaaaaaattcaa TTTTGCAGAAGTTCCTTCCGGGGATGAAATGGTTGACGATGAAGTCGAATCTTCCGAGGAAGAAGAGGAAACTG GCAGTGATGTTCTTTGTCATGAAACTATGGTACAAAGTCAAGTTACTGGAAAAATTACTGCCCTTGCCGAAACTGCTTCCAAGTCTAAGAAATCCCCCCGTACTAAGCaaagttctcttgttcaagctACTATTTCAACAATGTTTAAGAAAGTGGACAAG CTTGTCACTCCAGATAGAGTTTCTCAAAGGAaaacaagaaaatcaacaaacaaAGGGGAATCCAACACAGAATGTGGTTCAACCATACCTGCTCATGTTGGTACTTCTCAG
- the LOC107012160 gene encoding DNA-binding protein RHL1 isoform X2 yields MARGGKKAANGESNPDMEEKKRLKKLAISKQMLSENPSRVNNSLSPSKTVIKHHGKDILRKSQRKNRFLFSLPGLLAPVSGGKIGELKDLGTKNPILYLDFPQGQMKLFGTIVYPKNGYLTMQFSRGGKNVVCEDYLDNMIVFSDAWWIGRKDENPEEARLEFPKELNVQEKLEYDFKGGAGATCVKKRSTSECGVKHVEQQSPEYEQEELLSESQNDSKDFIELTPSRRSARAAGKKFNFAEVPSGDEMVDDEVESSEEEEETGSDVLCHETMVQSQVTGKITALAETASKSKKSPRTKQSSLVQATISTMFKKVDKLVTPDRVSQRKTRKSTNKGESNTECGSTIPAHVGTSQGEDDIEELSSSSKVILQLLNMFRIQKLAMKIGLLDFL; encoded by the exons ATGGCTCGAGGAGGGAAGAAGGCAGCAAATGGAGAATCCAATCCAGATATGGAGGAGAAGAAGAGGTTAAAGAAACTTGCAATTTCGAAGCAAATGCTCTCAGAGAATCCTTCAAGGGTTAATAATTCTCTGAGTCCATCAAAAACTGTGATTAAACACCATGGTAAAGACATTTTGCGCAAATCTCAACGCAAGAATcgttttctcttttctcttcccGGTTTACTTGCCCCGGTTTCCGGAGGTAAAATTGGTGAGCTCAAAGACCTTGGTACCAAAAACCCTATTCTCTACCTCGACTTCCCTCAG GGTCAAATGAAGTTGTTTGGGACAATTGTATATCCAAAGAATGGTTATCTGACTATGCAGTTCTCCAGAGGTGGGAAGAATGTAGTGTGTGAAGATTACCTTGACAATATG ATTGTGTTTTCTGATGCATGGTGGATAGGGAGGAAAGATGAGAATCCTGAAGAAGCACGACTCGAGTTTCCAAAAGAGCTGAACGTG CAAGAGAAATTGGAGTATGATTTTAAAGGTGGTGCTGGTGCTACATGTGTTAAAAAACGAAGTACTAGTGAATGTGGGGTCAAGCATGTGGAACAACAGTCTCCTGAATATGAACAGGAGGAGTTATTATCAGAAAgtcaaaatgattcaaaagaTTTTATCGAATTAACTCCATCTCGTCGTTCAGCAAGGGCAGCaggaaaaaaattcaa TTTTGCAGAAGTTCCTTCCGGGGATGAAATGGTTGACGATGAAGTCGAATCTTCCGAGGAAGAAGAGGAAACTG GCAGTGATGTTCTTTGTCATGAAACTATGGTACAAAGTCAAGTTACTGGAAAAATTACTGCCCTTGCCGAAACTGCTTCCAAGTCTAAGAAATCCCCCCGTACTAAGCaaagttctcttgttcaagctACTATTTCAACAATGTTTAAGAAAGTGGACAAG CTTGTCACTCCAGATAGAGTTTCTCAAAGGAaaacaagaaaatcaacaaacaaAGGGGAATCCAACACAGAATGTGGTTCAACCATACCTGCTCATGTTGGTACTTCTCAG
- the LOC107014322 gene encoding dolichyl-diphosphooligosaccharide--protein glycosyltransferase subunit STT3B → MEKATDLLSSSQSFFSLKSLKLKTKQQELLLRISILGLVYILAFITRLFSVLRYESMIHEFDPYFNYRTTLYLTQKGFYEFWNWFDSESWYPLGRIIGGTLYPGLMVTAAFIYWILRFLRFAVHIREVCVLTAPFFASNTTLVAYFFGKELWDTGAGLVAAALIAICPGYISRSVAGSYDNEGVAIFALLLTFYLFVKAVKTGSLAWSLGSALGYFYMVSAWGGYVFIINLIPLYVLVLLVVGRYSMRLYVAYNCMYILGMLLAMQIRFVGFQHVQSGEHMAAMGVFFLMQVFYFLDWVKHLLNDQKLFQAFLRITLTCAISVGVIALGVGTASGYISPWTGRFYSLLDPTYAKDHIPIIASVSEHQPTAWSSFMFDFHILLILFPAGLYFCFKRLSDATIFIVMYGLTSMYFAGVMVRLILVATPAVCLISAIAVSATIKNLSLLVRAKTKPTQAGSGKGTTSTKASSKGALDQSLPYQKNGAIALLVGAFYLLTRYAIHCTWVTSEAYSSPSIVLAARGAHGNRVIFDDYREAYFWLRQNTPQDAKVMSWWDYGYQITAMGNRTVIVDNNTWNNTHIATVGRAMSSYEDEAYEIMRSLDVDYVLVVFGGVTGYSSDDINKFLWMVRIGGGVFPVIKEPDYLVNGEYRVDKGAAPKMLNCLMYKLSYYRFGELTTEYGQPPGYDRARGVEIGNKDIKLEYLEEAFTTSNWIVRIYKVKAPKNRW, encoded by the exons ATGGAGAAAGCAACGGATCTGCTTTCCTCATCGCAGTCATTCTTCTCACTCAAATCGCTAAAGCTGAAGACGAAGCAACAGGAGCTTCTCCTTCGAATTTCGATCCTCGGACTCGTCTACATTCTCGCATTTATCACTCGCCTCTTCAGTGTGCTCAGATATGAGAGCATGATCCATGAATTCGATCCGTATTTCAATTATAGGACGACCTTGTATTTGACTCAGAAAGGTTTTTACGAGTTTTGGAACTGGTTCGACTCCGAGAGTTGGTATCCACTTGGAAGGATCATTGGTGGTACGCTTTATCCTGGACTTATGGTCACTGCTGCCTTTATCTACTGGATACTTAGATTCCTCAG gTTTGCTGTCCATATCCGTGAGGTATGTGTGCTCACAGCACCATTCTTTGCTTCCAACACAACTCTAGTTGCTTACTTCTTTGGGAAAGAGTTATGGGATACAGGTGCTGGGCTTGTGGCTGCAGCATTGATTGCTATCTGTCCTGGTTACATCTCAAGGTCGGTGGCAGGATCATATGACAATGAGGGGGTTGCTATATTTGCACTGCTGCTTACtttctatttatttgttaaGGCAGTGAAAACAGGTTCACTTGCTTGGTCTCTGGGCTCAGCATTAGGGTACTTCTACATGGTTTCAGCTTGGGGTGGTTATGTATTTATCATTAATCTTATTCCACTGTATGTGCTGGTACTCTTGGTTGTCGGAAGATATTCGATGAGGCTATATGTGGCTTACAACTGCATGTACATTTTAGGAATGTTGCTAGCAATGCAAATTCGTTTTGTGGGTTTTCAGCATGTACAGTCGGGAGAACATATGGCAGCAATGGGAGTATTTTTCTTGATGCAG GTGTTTTATTTCTTGGATTGGGTGAAACATCTACTGAATGATCAGAAGTTGTTTCAAGCTTTCTTAAGGATAACATTAACTTGTGCTATAAGTGTCGGTGTCATTGCTCTTGGAGTTGGGACTGCTTCTGGTTATATCTCTCCATGGACTGGTCGGTTTTACTCACTTCTGGATCCAACTTACGCGAAAGACCACATTCCCATTATTGCTTCTGTTTCAGAGCATCAACCAACCGCATGGTCATCTTTCATGTTTGATTTTCATATATTGCTAATCCTTTTCCCTGCGGGTCTGTATTTCTGCTTCAAACGACTGTCGGATGCTACTATATTTATTGTGATGTATGGCCTCACCAGCATGTACTTTGCTGGGGTCATGGTTCGATTGATTCTTGTTGCTACACCTGCGGTATGCCTCATCAGTGCTATTGCTGTCTCGGCAACTATCAAGAATTTAAGTCTGTTGGTGAGGGCAAAAACAAAACCTACTCAAGCTGGCTCCGGCAAAGGAACAACTAGCACAAAGGCTTCCTCAAAG GGTGCGCTTGATCAGTCTTTGCCCTACCAAAAGAATGGAGCAATTGCATTGCTTGTTGGTGCTTTCTATTTGCTGACTAGATATGCAATCCATTGCACATGGGTGACGTCAGAGGCATACTCATCTCCCTCCATTGTCCTAGCTGCCAGGGGTGCCCACGGGAATAGGGTTATCTTCGATGACTACCGTGAAGCATATTTTTGGCTGAGGCAAAACACCCCTCAGGATGCTAAGGTGATGTCTTGGTGGGATTATGGTTATCAGATCACTGCCATGGGAAACAGGACTGTGATTGTGGATAATAATACCTGGAACAACACACATATAGCTACAGTAGGAAGAGCAATGTCATCTTATGAGGATGAAGCATATGAAATAATGAGATCACTGGATGTGGATTATGTATTGGTTGTGTTTGGAGGTGTAACTGGGTATTCATCTGATGACATAAACAA ATTCTTGTGGATGGTGAGGATAGGTGGCGGAGTTTTTCCCGTCATCAAAGAACCAGATTACCTTGTTAATGGCGAGTATCGTGTTGACAAAGGTGCTGCGCCTAAGATGTTGAACTGTCTGAT GTACAAGCTATCTTATTATCGCTTTGGTGAGCTGACAACAGAATATGGCCAGCCTCCTGG ATATGATAGAGCCAGGGGAGTTGAAATAGGAAACAAGGACATCAAACTTGAATACTTGGAAGAGGCGTTCACGACTTCTAATTGGATAGTCAGAATTTATAAAGTTAAAGCACCCAAGAACAGGTGGTAG
- the LOC107014320 gene encoding plastid division protein CDP1, chloroplastic: protein MTAVFYQVPSALYFCSNENDLDKVFFYNAALDVPIRGKNDKKWGKFRARVTVGRCGSRKKVNRRWRLYATDTRVLESGTVDRSNANSQLPIVPSIEIPVTCYQIIGVSDRAEKDEIVKSVMHLKNAEIEDGYTMDAVVSRQNLLMDVRDKLLFEPEYAGNIKERVPPRSSLRIPWAWLSSALCLLQEVGEEKLVLNIGQKALQHPDSKPYVHDILLSMALAECAIAKVGFEKNRISQGFEALARAQCLLRSKVSLGKMTLLSQIEESLEELAPACTLELLGLPRTPENAERRLGAIAALRELLRQGLDVEASCQVQDWQCFLNQALNKLMASEIVELLQWDNLALTRKNKKSIESQNQRVVIDFNCFYVVLLAHIALGFSSKQIDLINKSKIICECLIASEGVDLKFEEAFLLFLLGQGDEAAATEKLRQLELNSDTASRNLASVKETKDVSTVSKPLETWLKDAVLGLFPDTRDCSPSLVNFFRGEKRPFVSKGNKRGLQTASQISHRPLAPAIARDQRATDEPLPYGDTSRHLGSAVKQLAPPNLQAQLTVDKVNVGNASGMPSVQLKRNLGAGRKVWEIWLGLNSIVEKIIFVVSVGCVIFVSFKLMNMQLWRMKNGSGWWLNTPRMTSSHSWKTDFPQDPSYRQPSNRRSGITEKLKKLLPKFTMQIGEHPQASGLQNSFFAAGLSPSATAAYKTPMPIEEAETLIKKWQTIKAEALGPDHNIDGLFDVLDEPMLVQWQALSEAAKTRSCFWRFVLLQLSVLRAEILTDGIGQEMAEIEAILEEAAELVDESQLKNPNYYSTYKIRYVLKRQDGGAWRFSEGHILTES from the exons ATGACGGCAGTATTCTATCAAGTGCCAAGTGCACTTTACTTTTGTAGCAATGAAAATGACCTAGACAAGGTGTTTTTCTACAATGCTGCTTTAGATGTTCCAATCAGAGGTAAAAACGATAAGAAATGGGGGAAATTCAGAGCTAGGGTTACGGTTGGTCGGTGCGGCTCCAGGAAGAAAGTTAATCGCCGGTGGAGATTGTATGCTACTGACACTCGCGTTTTGGAAAGCGGCACGGTGGATAGGAGTAATGCTAATTCTCAGCTTCCCATAGTTCCCTCTATTGAAATCCCAGTCACTTGCTACCAG ATCATCGGTGTCTCAGACCGAGCTGAGAAGGATGAAATTGTTAAGTCGGTAATGCATCTCAAGAATGCTGAGATTGAAGATGGATACACCATGGATGCTGTTGTTTCTCGCCAG AATCTTTTAATGGATGTGAGGGATAAGCTTTTGTTTGAGCCAGAATATGCCGGAAATATAAAAGAAAGGGTTCCACCAAGGTCTTCTCTTAGAATACCATGGGCTTGGTTATCTAGTGCTCTTTGTCTTCTTCAAGAG GTTGGGGAAGAGAAGCTTGTGCTAAATATTGGACAAAAAGCTCTTCAACATCCAGATTCTAAGCCTTATGTTCATGATATTCTTTTGTCCATGGCACTTGCTGAG TGTGCAATTGCAAAAGTTGGATTTGAGAAGAACAGAATTTCACAAGGATTTGAAGCTCTTGCTCGTGCTCAATGTCTTTTAAGGAGCAAAGTTTCTCTTGGGAAGATGACATTATTATCTCAG ATAGAAGAATCGTTGGAAGAGCTCGCCCCTGCCTGCACCTTGGAGTTATTAGGCCTGCCTCGTACACCTGAAAATGCTGAGCGGAGGTTAGGAGCCATTGCAGCATTACGTGAATTGCTCAGACAGGGCCTTGACGTAGAAGCTTCCTGCCAAGTTCAGGATTGGCAATGCTTCTTAAATCAAGCTCTTAACAAGCTTATGGCTTCGGAGATTGTTGAACTCCTTCAGTGGGATAATTTGGCTCTCACAAGGAAGAACAAAAAGTCCATTGAGTCACAAAACCAAAGAGTTGTAATTGATTTCAACTGTTTCTACGTGGTTTTATTAGCTCATATTGCCCTAGGATTTTCCAGCAAGCAGATTGATCTG ATTAACAAATCCAAAATAATTTGTGAGTGTTTGATTGCTTCAGAAGGAGTTGATTTGAAATTTGAGGAAGCCTTCTTGTTGTTCCTTCTTGGGCAG GGTGATGAAGCTGCAGCTACTGAAAAGCTTCGGCAGCTTGAGCTGAACTCAGATACAGCTTCACGTAATTTAGCATCGGTCAAAGAAACGAAAGATGTTTCAACTGTATCAAAACCACTG GAGACCTGGTTGAAGGATGCTGTGCTTGGCTTGTTCCCTGATACGAGGGATTGTTCTCCGTCATTA GTAAACTTCTTTCGCGGCGAGAAACGACCTTTCGTGAGCAAGGGAAATAAAAGAGGTCTGCAGACTGCATCTCAAATTAGTCATAGGCCACTTGCACCTGCTATTGCACGGGACCAAAGAGCTACAGATGAACCACTTCCGTATGGTGATACTTCACGGCATCTCGGCTCAGCTGTAAAGCAGTTAGCTCCACCTAATTTACAAGCTCAATTGACCGTGGATAAGGTCAATGTGGGCAATGCTTCTGGGATGCCATCTGTTCAGTTGAAAAGAAATTTGGGTGCTGGACGTAAGGTTTGGGAAATTTGGTTGGGCCTGAATAGCATAGTTGAGAAGATAATTTTTGTTGTGTCAGTTGGATGCGTCATCTTTGTTTCCTTCAAGCTAATGAACATGCAGTTGTGGAGAATGAAAAATGGATCTGGTTGGTGGCTAAATACGCCAAGGATGACAAGCTCCCATTCCTGGAAAACGGATTTTCCTCAAGATCCTAGTTATAGGCAGCCAAGCAATAGGAGAAGTGGCATCACTGAGAAGTTGAAGAAGTTGCTTCCAAAGTTCACAATGCAGATAGGCGAGCACCCACAAGCTTCTGGTCTCCAAAATTCTTTCTTTGCTGCTGGTCTATCACCTTCCGCAACAGCAGCTTACAAGACACCAATGCCTATAGAAGAAGCTGAGACCCTTATCAAGAAATGGCAAACCATTAAGGCAGAAGCACTAGGGCCTGACCATAATATTGATGGTCTCTTTGATGTTCTTGATGAGCCGATGCTTGTTCAG TGGCAAGCCTTGTCTGAAGCAGCAAAAACCAGGTCGTGTTTCTGGAGATTTGTTTTGCTCCAACTTTCAGTTTTACGAGCAGAGATTTTGACCGATGGGATTGGTCAGGAGATGGCAGAAATAGAGGCAATCCTGGAGGAAGCAGCTGAACTTGTGGATGAATCACAGCTTAAGAACCCAAATTATTACAG CACTTACAAAATTCGGTATGTTCTGAAGAGGCAAGATGGTGGTGCTTGGAGGTTTAGTGAAGGACATATTCTAACAGAGTCATGA